One segment of Castanea sativa cultivar Marrone di Chiusa Pesio chromosome 3, ASM4071231v1 DNA contains the following:
- the LOC142628052 gene encoding uncharacterized protein LOC142628052 isoform X6, whose product MQGFPERGGPGPGPGPNDLAHLQATMHTIELACASIQMHINPAAAEATILSLCQSPQPYKACQFILENSQVPDARFQAAAAIRDAAIREWGFLTADDRRSLLSFCLSFVMQHASSKEGFVLAKVSSVAAQLMKRGWPSFCFLCGSQANL is encoded by the exons ATGCAAGGATTTCCAGAGAGAGGTGGGCCTGGGCCGGGACCCGGGCCCAATGATTTGGCCCATCTTCAGGCCACCATGCACACCATTGAACTCGCCTGCGCTTCCATTCAG ATGCATATCAATCCAGCAGCAGCCGAGGCAACGATATTGTCGCTATGCCAGTCTCCTCAGCCATATAAGGCATGCCAATTTATTCTTG AGAATTCTCAGGTGCCTGATGCTAGGTTTCAAGCTGCTGCAGCAATTCGTGATGCAGCTATCAGGGAATGGGGTTTCCTCACAGCTGATGACAGGAGAAGCTTGCTTAG TTTTTGTCTCTCCTTTGTTATGCAACATGCTAGTTCAAAGGAGGGCTTTGTCCTGGCAAAGGTTTCTTCTGTGGCTGCTCAATTGATGAAAAGGGGCTG GCCTAGTTTCTGCTTTCTATGTGGATCACAAGCAAATTTGTGA